A single genomic interval of Anopheles marshallii chromosome 2, idAnoMarsDA_429_01, whole genome shotgun sequence harbors:
- the LOC128718952 gene encoding synaptic vesicle glycoprotein 2B-like, whose protein sequence is MVEGDTDQNHSKYTDVKDDRVANGDSKDHPLAGVVAVSLQEKSQLASQQQCPPGGPLNGGADCAIVSKQLEAKGADPERGAYSIKADFEQAIELTGYGRFHYILLAICGLVSTSEEMDVISMSFILPSAQCDLDLNTQSKGWLNSIIFIGMMFGAYVWGSVADSLGRKKVLIVISIMNALCIVASSFSQTYEVFMVFRFLNGVALGGSGPVIWPYFAEFQPKSKRGSMLSFMAAFWTIGNLLVAGLAWLIIPTGIGITTPAFTYNSWRIFLLVCSIPSFIVAALLLYLPESPKFLLSQGKIDEALAIFRGIYVTNTGKSKDQYPVKELLIDDELRKELEAVTKPIKNKYKRMLYDILDNSKQVFMSPILKFTIISITINFTFHIGYYGLMMWFPELFNRFDEFTRAHPGVEDASVCQVTDYVVGMGSHSQTGVCSATIPSTVFMESLITVAAALPANIIAVLGMDRLGRKFFLVFSTMAAGACSASMYFVTNQHSNLAVSAVFSGVISMGNASLDCLITEVFPTNLRATGVAISMVAARLGGIIGNVVIATLLDLYCPAPTFIVAVLLAGGGLMCLFLPNTTRTALS, encoded by the exons ATGGTAGAAGGTGACACTGATCAGAACCATTCCAAGT ATACCGATGTAAAGGACGATAGAGTAGCGAACGGTGACAGCAAGGATCATCCGTTGGCGGGAGTCGTTGCCGTCTCCCTGCAGGAGAAATCGCAGCTGGCCAGTCAGCAGCAGTGCCCACCCGGTGGCCCATTGAACGGGGGTGCCGATTGTGCCATCGTCAGTAAGCAGCTCGAGGCAAAGGGTGCGGACCCCGAGCGGGGCGCCTACTCGATCAAGGCTGACTTCGAGCAGGCGATAGAGCTTACTGGTTATGGCAGATTCCACTACATCCTGTTAGCAATATGCGGGCTGGTAAGCACCAGCGAGGAGATGGACGTCATCTCGATGTCGTTCATACTGCCCTCCGCCCAGTGCGATCTCGACCTGAACACGCAGAGCAAGGGCTGGCTGAACTCGATCATCTTCATCGGCATGATGTTCGGTGCGTACGTGTGGGGTAGCGTGGCCGACTCGCTCGGCCGCAAGAAGGTGCTGATCGTGATCTCGATCATGAACGCGCTCTGCATCGTCGCGTCCTCCTTCTCGCAAACGTACGAGGTGTTTATGGTGTTTCGGTTCCTGAACGGTGTGGC GTTAGGTGGTAGCGGTCCCGTCATTTGGCCGTACTTCGCCGAGTTCCAGCCGAAATCCAAGCGTGGCTCCATGCTTAGCTTTATGGCGGCGTTCTGGACCATCGGTAATCTGCTGGTCGCTGGACTGGCCTGGTTGATCATCCCCACCG GAATCGGCATCACTACACCCGCCTTCACGTACAACTCGTGGCGCATCTTCCTGCTCGTCTGCTCCATCCCGTCGTTCATTGTGGCCGCGCTGCTACTGTACCTGCCGGAGTCGCCCAAATTTCTACTATCGCAGGGCAAGATCGACGAAGCGCTTGCCATCTTCCGCGGTATCTACGTGACGAACACGGGCAAATCGAAGGACCAGTACCCGGTGAAGGAGCTGCTGATCGACGATGAGCTGCGGAAGGAGCTGGAAGCCGTCACCAAGCCGATCAAGAACAAGTACAAGCGCATGCTGTACGACATACTGGACAACAGCAAGCAGGTGTTTATGTCGCCGATCCTGAAGTTCACCATCATCTCGATCACGATCAACTTCACGTTTCACATCGGTTACTACGGGCTGATGATGTGGTTCCCGGAGCTGTTTAACCGGTTCGATGAGTTCACCCGCGCCCATCCGGGCGTGGAGGATGCGTCCGTGTGCCAGGTGACGGATTACGTCGTCGGGATGGGTTCGCACTCGCAGACCGGCGTCTGTTCCGCGACGATACCGAGCACGGTGTTCATGGAGTCGCTGATCACCGTGGCGGCGGCCCTGCCCGCCAACATTATTGCCGTGCTGGGTATGGACCGGCTGGGACGGAAGTTCTTCCTGGTGTTCAGCACGATGGCGGCCGGGgcctgttccgcatcgatgtaCTTCGTCACCAACCAGCATTCGAATCTGGCCGTATCGGCCGTGTTTAGCGGCGTCATCTCGATGGGTAACGCCTCGCTGGACTGTCTGATCACGGAAGTGTTTCCAACGAATTTACG TGCAACCGGTGTTGCGATATCGATGGTAGCGGCTCGCTTGGGTGGTATTATCGGTAACGTGGTCATTGCCACGCTGCTCGATCTCTACTGCCCCGCACCAACGTTCATTGTCGCCGTCCTGCTGGCGGGTGGCGGTCTGATGTGTCTGTTCCTACCGAACACTACGCGAACCGCACTGTCCTAG